From a single Brassica napus cultivar Da-Ae chromosome C9, Da-Ae, whole genome shotgun sequence genomic region:
- the LOC106406789 gene encoding acid phosphatase 1-like — protein MKKICVIFLVVSFFFSSACSDETSDPYLLPKPSILQYPSEHEKVDGEEVNLYCTSWRFAAETNNLAPWSTIPAECADCVKDYVMGRGYAIDLERVSEEASIFASSVEFSGDGKDIWVFDIDETLLSNLPYYIDHGFGLELFDHSEFDKWVERGVAPAIAPGLKLYQRVIDLGYKIFLLTGRKETHRLVTVENLINAGFQNWDKLILRSPDEQHKMATLYKSGKRDEMVKEGYRIRGNSGDQWSDLLGSSISQRSFKLPNPMYYIP, from the exons ATGAAGAAGATATGCGTGATTTTCCTTGTagtttccttcttcttctcctccgcGTGTTCCGACGAAACTTCTGACCCGTACCTGTTGCCGAAGCCGTCGATTCTCCAGTACCCGTCGGAACACGAGAAAGTCGACGGCGAGGAGGTCAATTTATATTGCACGAGCTGGAGATTCGCGGCGGAGACCAACAATCTCGCGCCGTGGAGCACGATTCCGGCGGAGTGCGCCGATTGCGTGAAGGACTACGTGATGGGTAGAGGTTACGCCATCGATCTGGAGAGAGTCTCTGAAGAGGCTTCGATCTTCGCGAGCAGCGTCGAGTTCTCCGGCGACGGCAAAGATATTTGGGTTTTCGACATCGACGAGACTCTCTTGTCCAATCTTCCCTATTACATTGACCATGGCTTCGG GCTTGAGCTATTTGATCACTCGGAGTTTGATAAGTGGGTAGAGAGAGGAGTGGCACCAGCCATAGCACCAGGCTTGAAGCTTTACCAAAGAGTGATTGATTTGGGTTATAAGATTTTCTTGCTTACAGGCAGGAAAGAGACCCACAGGCTTGTCACTGTTGAAAACCTCATCAATGCTGGTTTCCAGAACTGGGACAAGCTTATTCTCAG ATCTCCAGATGAACAGCACAAAATGGCGACGCTGTACAAATCTGGGAAGAGGGATGAGATGGTGAAAGAGGGATATAGGATTAGAGGCAATTCAGGTGATCAGTGGAGTGATTTGTTGGGTTCCTCCATTTCTCAACGATCTTTCAAACTCCCAAATCCAATGTATTATATCCCCTGA